Sequence from the Salvelinus alpinus chromosome 27, SLU_Salpinus.1, whole genome shotgun sequence genome:
AATGTTAGACTCCTGTTGGCTTCGCTGTGTGTTTTGAGTATGCTCATCTTTGGTTCACCTCTGGTAAAAGAGGGCAGAAGTATTGTTAGCAGTTTTCCTATCAGCAATTTGCTGAGTTTGTTTAGACTCCTTACTATACACTCTTACACCCGCTCACTTTCCCTTTGTGTCCAAGCCTTGTGTGCACTTCCCAGGGACCAGACTCTGATGCAGATCACTCCCCAGTAACATTTTAGATCTCCACTGTCCTCCTGGGAAAGACTAACGCACCAGGCGTTTCCTATCCACTCGAATTATGGCAAAGAAAATATGCATTTGtggctgctttttttttttttaaatgaaaaaaatatatatacattgttTTTTTCTTCCCAGAGTAAATGAACAAAGGTCAGATGCACTTTGTTTGGCTATTGCTGCAGTGAGCATGTGCGTGTGAAAGAGGTACGTGTGTTTTGACAGATTGGTGTGGAATGGGTTCTGTTCAGACTCCCACTTCGCCCATTCCCATTTAAgtcctctacagtatagtgaAGACACGGACCCCGGGCGCTAGTACTGAGCCGCAGTAGGAACTGAAGAGCTGAATCATGTCCTAGCAGAGACACTACTGCTCTGTACCGCTGAGCTGGGATTGCTGTCACAAAGGCCAAGAGGGAGCAGCTATCTGGTATCTACCCATGATGTGTTCTATGGTATACGTTGACATACACAAGTCATTTTGGGCCTGGTTTGCTCAGTGTTTGCATCTGCTTTTTTACATCTGGTATAAAAACATGCGAACAGTTAGGAACTGTTACCCGAGGTCTTTGTCGAAATGGGCCGGTCTGCTATTCAACTGGCTACGATTGCAGAATGGGAAGTAAGAAAGGATGTAAACCGACGGACTAACCACCCACACGTCAGCTTGTGTGTGTTACAAATTAcggatcagattttttttttcatttttaattgcaGATTTATATACGAGTGTTGGTTCTCTATTGATTTGACATTTGAGAGCAACTTTTTGTGAATTGTGTTTTTTGAGGGATTTGATTGACTGGGTTTTCTGTTTCTTTTTCTCTGCTCATTTATTTTGACCGATCCAGAGGTGTATATTGGACAGCGATGACATCATTAGAGGTCGAGAAGCACAGATGGGAGCTAGGTTAACTGTTCCATAGCGAAACTGCTTCGAACTGTTCCCATGGCACTCCATTTGGCTCCCTGTGTAGAATCGTGACTCTTTCTGACATCACTCTGATCCTGTTTTATTCTAGAGGTGTGAGGCTCGCTCCTGTCCTATTTTCAAATGAAATGGGTCTTTTTAATTTGGTCTGACCCTCGCTCCTCATTCTCACGGAATGGGTCTTTTTATTTCACCCCTACATTTTAACATTGTTAACCCCTGGCAGTGCCAGTAGGAACCGTGGGCATTCTAGCATTCCGTGATAGACCAGACCGCTCCGCTTTGACCATCAACACCAGAGGTCTGTTCAGGAGGGTGCCCTTTTACAGAAGGCTCATATAAATGTTTTGTCTAGAACCAATCTGATTCTCGGTCTTGTAGAACTGGGAATTGTGTCTGCTCTATTCATTACATTTCTAGCTGCAACGTTCTGAATGTTGCACCTCATTGAATGAACTCCAGTTGAAGGGCTTCCTCGGCAGTCTGTCATTGGTCATTTCTATAGTCCTTGATATATCTATTTAATGTACatctaatgctctggtctgtTTCGACAAAGGAGTGGTCTAAAGAAGAAACGGACGCTTCCAGACTAGCTGATACCTTCCCATCCCTTATGGCTTCATATGAAATCAATAAATGGTTTTCACTCCAGAGAAATCATGTTGATTTCACAAAGGCCCCTTAACTGGTCCTGGAGAACCACCGTCCCACCGGTTGCCTAGCTACCCTTCATCCCAGAGCccacccactcctctcccatctcattggatgagagcgagagttGTCAAGCTTTTTATTGGATGTTCCACTCTGTTTATATCCGCAGCAACTGGCCTGTTGATAAGATAGGCCACGTAGGACTGGAGTTGAGCTGCTCCTCTTGCTAGAATTTCTCTTTAGGCACAcctatctaggatcagcttaccctttCCAAATCCTAACCTTCACTATTAGGGACGGGGGATGCAAACTGACCTTAGCTCAGTGGGCATATATTCTAGGCACCCCACACACTGTCCCCCCGCAGGACCAGCTAAAGGgggtctacatttgttttttttgGGATGACCAGCCCTGGCCCCCTCCGATCTGTAAGATGTGCTAATGGAAGagacgttttttttattttttgcattTAAGAGTTCTGTTCCCTCTTCCACTGTCGCCTCTTTTTTTATTTCTGAAAGTGTCCGATATCTTTTTATTTAATGTGGAAAAAGAAAACAGAAATAAATTATTTGATTTTTTTAATGCTGTAAGGTGGATTGTCATGGTTGACTTTTGGTTCTCTGATGGTTCTCTTTCTTCCGTAGCATGCAAACAGAACATTTTAAACATTGTAAAACAATGCAATGTTTTATTATGTATCATGTAATTCTTTCATGAGGCATTTTTGTCTTCCAACTGAATTTTCAGCGTTAAAAGATGTTCAGCAATCATAACAAAATAAGGAGCCCTTCCCAAACAGAGAGCTTTATTGGTAAATACTTCACATTTGATATCTATAGAAAGAAAGACCAAAATGTTGACAATTTCACAGAACCCATATGATACTGTATTATTGCATATTCACAGGCTTATCTCAAGCAACCTACCAGGAGACGGTCACACGAAATGACACATTTCACAGACTTGAAATGAGTGACTACTATAACAATGCAAGGTTACTTAAATACATTGAATTTGATTTTTGAAAACACCTTTGTGATATTTAGTGCTTAAAGGCAGACAGTTTAGATGCATCAACCATAGAACTAAATGAAGAGATGAATTTGGATCCCAATGGCATCAACGCTATAGTGGAAAGCATCAGAGGGGCTGATAGGCTCttttcgtcatgaatcttgttcttgAGGCAGCTttacagagtggtcactagctggcacagccacaaagtcctaaaatcagatttttaacctaaccttaaccacactgctaaccctaatgcctaaccttaaatctaaagctacattttgttttcatacatttttacaatagccaattttgactttgaagctggcccatctagcggaaatGGCTCCGTTCTGCCTcaagggcaagattcatgacaaacgTCAACCTGCTGTCCTTTCAGGTACCAGTGCAAATTAAGAACATTCTATTGCTACACTGTTTGGAGAAACAACAGTACAGGACAGAAGCTGAGTGAAAAATACAAGTGGTCTCCCTTTACAAATCCATCAGCATGGATGTGGATGAAATGACTTGGGCTTTCTGTAGAGTAATGGACTATTAAATGGGAAATGATATAGAGATTATTAAGTATTAGCCTTGTATATACGGTTATGAAAAAGGTTGCTTGCCATGCACTGGAGGAAAAACCTAACATTGTCAGGAGGAGCAACAAGAGGAAAAATATcagtatactgtacacacacagagcTGGTTCCTGCTGCATGCTTTCAAAGTAGGATGATGACAGGCCTTCAACAATCGACAAGGTTGAATCAAAGAACCGCTGTCAGTATTTTCAATACATATTTACTTAATGAAACTGGTGCCGAGagcttatgttttttttttttttttttcagtgtCTATGATGTGCTATGAACAATATAGTATGTGGCAATCTTACTCCAGTAAGTGGATCTCTATAGTCTGAAGTGGCTTCCTTCCTAAAATGGCTTCCTAAATgtaggaaaggagacaaggagaggaagccactttagactATTGAAATGTAACCCTGCTAAGTTTATAAACTGAGAGCCTATTGTATGCCATGTAGGTGCGTCTTAATTACAGAGCCAGTCGTTTAAAGAAAGAAGAGGCATCAGCACACTGACATCCCTTTATGCAGTGTGTGTTTAAAAAGGATCTCAAACTGGTTTGCGATCAACACGTGGATCATACAAGAATGTCAATAGCCTGGAGTCTCTTAAAATGTTCTATAATTTTCCCTCTGTGCACCTGTAACTACGTAGGTGTGCAAACATTCGACCATGTTTTACATGTCAAAAACCCATCAGTCTGTCAGTAGTACTCCCACTTCCCCCATTGTCTCATAGCCAGGCAGCCCATAGTGATTGGCGATGTGGTAGTCATGGAGATGTGATGCACAGGGCTGTGGGAGGGATCAGAACTCGTCCTCGGAGCTGTCAGCCAATAGCATGGCTTGGTCCTGCCCGTTGCTGCTTGGCTCCCTGGGTTGCTAGAGATGAAACGGACAGATGGCAAAACCCAAAAGTCAGGACTTTCATTACATGGTGGTAAAGGTTGTATACAGCTCAATAAGTCCAAAGTCTCTTCCTCTCCGTCTCCTTTCCTCATCTGCACTGATGTGAAAGAAActccaatcagtgcagatgaaggtgAGGAGATGAGGTAAGGAAGCCACTTTAGACTGTTAATGCCAATTTCTACCGTAAGCTGATTTGTGGATCCTTATTTAATAGCGTAGCGCTAGTAACCGTATTCCTATTAACCTCAGTGTGTCTGACCTTCCTCCTGCGCTGGTGTTTGAAGCTGTTCCTCTTACGGTGGATCATCCTGATGCTGTAGAGGGCCCCAACGATAAGCAGGGCCCCTGCGATGCCAATGCCCACCGGGGCCAACATCCCAGACACATACCCTGcctggagggagaggggacatgGTTGGGGCATGGGTGAAAGAGGGGCCACACACAGGAGAGACAGACTAGACAAAGAGTAGTGTCCTAGAGACAACTCTTTCAGTAGATCTATTACATGTTTTTCTGACTAACTAAACTAAGTAGCCAAACGGTCTGAAGGATCACACGTTCTAGCCTTTATTTTATAATGGAGGTAAGTACGGTTCCATCAGGGGAATTTAGCTGAATGCGGTGCAACTCCATACGAGTCAAGGTTGCTACGTCCACGTCAGAGGAACATAGCAGGGGTGAaatttactgtactgtaggtgcAACTCCATACGATATGTGGCTCTGTTCATGCCAGAGGAATTGAGCAGGAATTAATGAGCACGCGGTTATTGCGTTTTGGTTTTCGTGTGTTGCACTTGCATTCAGAGGCATCTACGAATCACACGAGGCATAGTATTGATGTCAAATGGAAGAACCAAGGACACGGATGGTTCCTGATGTTGTGAAATTCtctctggtgtttacagaacaactAGTGCTCTGAGATTAGGATATCAGGATTCAAGGAAGCTGTGAGATTAGGAAATCAGGATTCAAGGAGCTGTGAGATTAGGATATCAGAACCTGTTTAGACAAAGCACTTGTAATAGTTGAGCAAAGGATTGCAATATATGGGAAAATGAATGGCGTCATTATTGCTGTTATGAGTGAATGATGCATGGAATGCTAAGGCATAAATGTATGAGGCAGACTATTCTTATTTTCAGTGTACAGTATGTACTATAGTTATGTGCTGTACTTGTCTATAAATGTTATGTATTATGTCGTTTTGTGtggcccccaggaagagtagctgctcctTTAGCATTAGCTAATAGTGATCCTAATTTAAAAAATACCATTAGGGGGCAGTCTTACCTTTTCTCTGATCAGTTCCACCCATCTACGCACTGAAAAAGAAGAGTGGCTTTGAAGCACATTGAATCCACACAAGGGATTTTTACCCACCAGTTCAATTATACTTACACAATGGATTTTTACCCACTATTTCAATTACACTTCTTTCCTAATTGAAAATATTGACCTCATATTTGATCGACCACAGAGCCAAAGTCAGTTTTACATGTGCATgaacgcatgtgtgtgtgttttttgagtATCCTCTCACTCAGGCCCTGATTGCGCTGCACCCAGACAGGGGGTGGGGGGATGAGGCTGTAGGGAGGTCGGGTGGGGGCTGGGATGGGGGTCTCATTCAGGTCCTCTTCGCTgtcctcttcctctgactcctccgtgttctcatcctcctcatcctcctctggcTCCTCTACAGGAAGGAAGGAAAACAACCAATGCAACTTCCTGTAAATTTGAACTTTCATCCTTACACTGTGAAAACAATGTGTACATTTGTGTAttatgtgtgtgtattactgtgactCCTACCTTCAGACTCCAGTTCCTCCAGACCTGATTTGGCTGCAGGCAGTTTGGTTGTCTTGGTGACCATTGTCATGGTGCTCTGCTGGGAGGTGGTGCTTATAGGATTGGGTTCGGATGTTGGCGGGGTTTCCTCTGGGTTCTGTATGGTCTCACCGCCATCTAAATATAACCATCACAGCGGGATCATTATAGTAGATATAGTGAAGTCTAACATAAACACCTATcacttttgtaaaaaaaaaaaaaaaaaagaagagacgTGATCATGTCTCAATGTAATGAAGTTGTGAAattatttttatattcaaatacaATCTATTTTTGGGCTTAACTGTGGTCAATTTGCTGTGTAAAATTATCATTATTTTCTGGCCATTCACCCTAACAAAAATcgtcccgtggctgaatctagttgcctatcCCTGCTTTAGACACTATTCTAGAAACTTCTAGATCTGAACAGATCGGATGACTGTAAGCAATATGGTGAAAAGATGAAGCGGACGAATGGAAGAGTGTGGAAGAATGAAGTCTCACCTGTGTCAGACTGGTGTACTAGCTGTTCTGCCTCTGAAGGGGGCGGGTCTATGGGTGAACCAGAGGGGCTGATGGGCTCAGAGATCTCAGCCCCGGATGTCTGCCATGGCGACGTCCAATCTGGTAGCACTGGGGACGGGACACGGGATGGCCCTGTGTCATCTGTATCCGCAGTGACCACCTGGTTGAGATCCGCCTCTGACAGCAGCATCCCCGTGGTAACCATGGCGACAGACGGCTGTGAGTTGTCAGGCGAGAGAGTGGCCGCTGCTACCCCCGCCCCTTCGGGTGTGACATCAAAGGGCTCGAAGATGAGGGGGAGGTCCTCCGAGGACATCGTGCCCTCTGTGGCCGCGTCCTGCAAGGGAGGGGCACTGGCATCCATGGCTGTtagtaaaatacacacacacatacaccaaaaGATGTTGGGTCAGGACTCACTGATTGTCCATAGGCAATTCCTACTGGTTTAGTGACTGCAAGAGATCAGCTTGTGGCTAGAAACATTGTGGAATGTGTACTGGTGATAGTAGATCAGTTTTGGCCCACAACTCTGATTCCAGTTCTCAACTACATTCTAACTGCTCTgacagaataaaataaaaatgcataAATCACATATCATAACCATGGATAGAATCCACCATATGGTATTCATGATCAGTGCAGCTTTCTGGGACAGGTTATTCTTATACAGTAACTTTTGATTTACTCACCTACTTTTCTATAGAGCTGATGAAGGTTCAATCTAAATGTTTCTTTCTGCATCTCTTTCcggcatgtacagtgcattcggaatgtattcagaccccttgactttttccacattttgttacattacagccttgttctaaaatggattaaaaataaataaatctacacacaataccccataatgacaaagcaaaagctgcTTAAACTAAacacatatcacatttacataagtattcagatcctatactcaatactttgttgaggcacctttggcagagattacagccttgagtcttcttgggtatgacgctacaagcttggcacacctgtatttggggagtttctcccagatcctctcaagctctgtcaggttggatggggagtgtcgctgcacagctattttcaggtctctctagagatgttagatcgggttcaagtctgagctgtggctgggccactcaggacttgtcccgaagccactcctgcgttgtcttggctgtatgcttagggtcgttgtccagttggaaggtgaaccttcgtccaagtctgaggtcctgagcgctctggagcaggttttcatcaaggatctctttgtactttgctctgtttatctttccctcgatcctgactagtctcccagtccctgccgctgaaaaacatctccatatCATGATtttgccaccacaatgcttcaccataaggatggtgccaggtttcctccagacgtgacgcttagcattcaggccaaagagttcaatcttggtttcatcagaccagagaatcttgtttctcatggtctgagagtcctttaggtgccttttggccaactccacacgcgctgtcatgtgcctttactaAGGAGTGTCTTCCGGCTGGTCacatctaccataaaggcctgattggtggcgtgctgcagagatggttgttcttctggaactTCTCCCATCTACatagaggaattctggagctctgtcagagtgaccatcgggttcttggttacctccctgaccaaggcccttctccttggccgggcagccagctctaggaagagtcttggtggttctaaacttcttccattttagaatgatggatgccattgtgttcttggggaccttcaatactgcagaaatgttttggtactcttacccagatctgtgccttgacacaatcctgtctcggacctctatggacaattccttcgacctcatggcttggtttttgctctgacatgcactgtcaactgtgggaccttatatagacaggtgggtgcttttcaaaatcatgtccaatcaattgaatttaccacaggtggactccaatcaagttgttgaaacatctcaaggatcatcaatggaaacaggatgcacctgagttcaacttcgagtctcatagcaaagagtctgaatacttacagtaccagtcaagtttggataTACCTCCTtattcagggtttttctttattttcaacattgtacctgagctcaatttcgagtctcatagcaaagggtctgaatacttatgaaaataagatacatttgcaaacatttctaaaaacctgttttcgcttggtcattatggggtattgtgtatagatttattttattttatccattctagaataaggctgtaacgtaacaaaatgtggaaaaggggaggGGTCTGAaatctttccgaatgcactgtacatattggCTCAGACAGACTCCTCTAATCCACTAGTCTACTGCATCACACAGTAATAACCTGCCTGGCTGACCCTGCCTAGGTATTTACTGTTCCgctcagagggagggagggagggagggagggagggatggagagagagagaaagggatagagcaAGAGGGTGAGGGAGGAGCACAGAGAGGGAAGGTATAAATACGGATGTtgtgtgaggaagagagagagagacggaggctgAGTGAATCCCCCAGAGACTTGTATTACAGTCCTTGTCACTGCTGTCTGCTGGCAGTCATGTGGGTTTATTTCCACAGTCAGAAATAGAAAATAATTAGACTGCTTCCCTGGGTCCCTGCCTGCTATGGTTCAAAGTGAAGCGTGGAAAACCAAAGGGACGCCTCTCCCGTGTCACCCTGATCATCAAAGGAGATCTCTGCTGCTAGACATGTCACTTTCATTTCCCCTTCTCTTTTGAATGAAACCTCATGAAACCTGGCGCGAAACGCAAAGAGGCAGGAAAATACGGTTCTCTGCCACTGAACCCATGTAATGGATTTCTATGGTGTGACACAATAACAGCCAGAGCAGCACCTTACCTTGTTGTGAGGCAGAGAAAGTCTGTGTGGGAATGTGAAAACTCAAAAGAGAATATCAAGTGCAACTGTAGAGTAGATTAACTCCAGGTGGCCCCCAGTGGCTCTTTAAAATATCCAGTATGTACTAATTGGAACATAGCATAATGCATACTCACCCTCATTTCGCTGCAGTGGTTCAGTCCAGAGGCTGTCAGGGTCATCCTGTCTGGAGGATCCTGTCAGGGCCGGTCCAAGGTCGGCCAGGGAGGGGTTTGAGAGAGCAGGTGCTGTCTCTCCATCTTGGTGCCACGGAGTGGCAGAGCCGGTGGCCTCTagaccactagggggcagcaatGAAGCTTCTCCTCTGGATCCCCATACTGACGGAGGGATGGAGGTCAAAGGTGAGTGTTTAAGGATGCTTTGGGGAGATAAGGAGCTTGGTCTGGTCGTCTCTGTCTCCTGGCCCAGAAGAGGAGCTCCGACGTCGGTCAAGCTCTGTCTGagttccccctcctctcctccatggaGGTCTGGCCTCTCTTCTAGGATgaggtctctcctctccccagctgGGTGCGTCCCTGACTGGCTGTCTGGCTCTGGGGCTCTGGCTGCTGCGGAGGCATCATGTAAAACAGCTCTAGACGTATTCATGGCCACTGTCATCCCCTGCTTCTCTCCTATGGAAGCTAACATTGCCCCAGTGGTGGTATTAGGTACATTCTCCATGGTTTTCTCTTCAGGCCCTTCTCTCATCTCTTTGTCTGTGTAGAGTTCTGGAGCTTCTGCAGGCTGTCTGTGAGTCTCCTTCCCCTCAAACAAGCTCTCAGAGGCAGCCCCCGTCTTAGCCTCCCTCCCCTGGCTCTCAGCCCCAGCCACTCCTCGTCCATGACTGTCCCTGTTTCCTACCTGCGTCACTGGCTCTATCCCCCCTGGTTCGCTTCCGTCCACATCTGGGCCAGTGCCTCCCACTGCTCCTACATTCTCTGATAGGTCAGTCCAGCTGCCAGTCATGTGTTCTGCCATCCCATAGGACAGTCTGCCAGGATCAGAGGGCCCAGATTGGACACTTGTTGATATGACACTGGCAGGTGTTGCTGGTGTTAAACAGGGCTCTCCCTCCATTGGCTCTCCAGCTTGTCCATCACAGCCACTGTCCTGTGTGGAGGGTGCGTAGTCATGGAGGGGCGGGACTGGGGTGCTGTAGATGCAGAGACAAACCCCTGCCAGAAGGAGGTGACGGAGGGTCACAGAGAAGAgcatctctcccatctctcacCACAAAGTAAACATGGAGAAGCAGAGAGGGGTCTCAGTGGCTAGAAGGGAGGGGTCAGGCGACAGGGGCAGGTCACACCCAAATGGTCTGGAGATTCAGCTTAGGAACGAGAAGGGATTAAAAACAAAGAGATATATTCAGCTCCTGATAAATGCAATGACTTAGAACTGCTGTGAATATGTGGCGCAGCGctataaggcactgcatctcactgctagaggcgtcactacagaccctggttcgattccaggctgtatcacaactggacgtgattgggagtcctatagggtggcacacaattggcatcagcatcgtccgggttaggttttggccggggttggccgtcattgtaaataagaatttgttcttaacttacttgcctagttaaataaaggttaaactaaACTggaagggcctcccgggtggcgcagtggtctaaggcactgcatcgcagtgctagctgtgccaccagagactctgggttcgagcccaggctctgtcgcagccggccgcgaccgggaggtccatggggcgatgcacaattggcctagcgtcgtccgggttagggagggtttggccggtagggatatccttgtctcatcgtgcactcgcgactcctgtggcgggccgggcgcagtgcacgctgaccaggtcgctaggtgcatggtgtttcctccgacatattggtgcggctggcttccgggttggatgcgtgctgtgttaagaagcagtgcggcttggttgggttgtgttttggaggacgcatggctctcg
This genomic interval carries:
- the LOC139556590 gene encoding armadillo-like helical domain-containing protein 4 isoform X2 — its product is MGEMLFSVTLRHLLLAGVCLCIYSTPVPPLHDYAPSTQDSGCDGQAGEPMEGEPCLTPATPASVISTSVQSGPSDPGRLSYGMAEHMTGSWTDLSENVGAVGGTGPDVDGSEPGGIEPVTQVGNRDSHGRGVAGAESQGREAKTGAASESLFEGKETHRQPAEAPELYTDKEMREGPEEKTMENVPNTTTGAMLASIGEKQGMTVAMNTSRAVLHDASAAARAPEPDSQSGTHPAGERRDLILEERPDLHGGEEGELRQSLTDVGAPLLGQETETTRPSSLSPQSILKHSPLTSIPPSVWGSRGEASLLPPSGLEATGSATPWHQDGETAPALSNPSLADLGPALTGSSRQDDPDSLWTEPLQRNEAMDASAPPLQDAATEGTMSSEDLPLIFEPFDVTPEGAGVAAATLSPDNSQPSVAMVTTGMLLSEADLNQVVTADTDDTGPSRVPSPVLPDWTSPWQTSGAEISEPISPSGSPIDPPPSEAEQLVHQSDTDGGETIQNPEETPPTSEPNPISTTSQQSTMTMVTKTTKLPAAKSGLEELESEEEPEEDEEDENTEESEEEDSEEDLNETPIPAPTRPPYSLIPPPPVWVQRNQGLMRRWVELIREKAGYVSGMLAPVGIGIAGALLIVGALYSIRMIHRKRNSFKHQRRRKQPREPSSNGQDQAMLLADSSEDEF
- the LOC139556590 gene encoding armadillo-like helical domain-containing protein 4 isoform X1, translating into MGEMLFSVTLRHLLLAGVCLCIYSTPVPPLHDYAPSTQDSGCDGQAGEPMEGEPCLTPATPASVISTSVQSGPSDPGRLSYGMAEHMTGSWTDLSENVGAVGGTGPDVDGSEPGGIEPVTQVGNRDSHGRGVAGAESQGREAKTGAASESLFEGKETHRQPAEAPELYTDKEMREGPEEKTMENVPNTTTGAMLASIGEKQGMTVAMNTSRAVLHDASAAARAPEPDSQSGTHPAGERRDLILEERPDLHGGEEGELRQSLTDVGAPLLGQETETTRPSSLSPQSILKHSPLTSIPPSVWGSRGEASLLPPSGLEATGSATPWHQDGETAPALSNPSLADLGPALTGSSRQDDPDSLWTEPLQRNEAMDASAPPLQDAATEGTMSSEDLPLIFEPFDVTPEGAGVAAATLSPDNSQPSVAMVTTGMLLSEADLNQVVTADTDDTGPSRVPSPVLPDWTSPWQTSGAEISEPISPSGSPIDPPPSEAEQLVHQSDTDGGETIQNPEETPPTSEPNPISTTSQQSTMTMVTKTTKLPAAKSGLEELESEEEPEEDEEDENTEESEEEDSEEDLNETPIPAPTRPPYSLIPPPPVWVQRNQGLMRRWVELIREKAGYVSGMLAPVGIGIAGALLIVGALYSIRMIHRKRNSFKHQRRRKVRHTEQPREPSSNGQDQAMLLADSSEDEF